One genomic window of Deinococcus aerophilus includes the following:
- a CDS encoding SDR family NAD(P)-dependent oxidoreductase, whose translation MTLDPADGRSTTLGNFDGRVALVTGAGGGIGRATARALAEAGAVVVVADLDEAGEDTAHTIRTEGGTALFIGCDVSVPEQVSALLERTVASFGRLDVLINNAGISGGAQRLHELEVDAWDRVMAVNLRGPFLCAKYALPHLMERRGSMVNVASTYGLIGAPQAPAYCASKGGLVNLTRQLAVDYGPSGVRVNAVCPGYVDTDMGGQRARLGPEQAAAALQRRESNAARQPLGRQAHVDEVARVAVFLASDASSFMTGSIVTVDGGCTSTFNYNQ comes from the coding sequence ATGACCCTTGATCCTGCAGACGGCCGCAGCACCACACTGGGGAATTTTGATGGCCGCGTCGCTCTGGTCACGGGCGCTGGGGGCGGGATAGGCAGGGCCACCGCACGCGCGCTGGCTGAGGCGGGCGCAGTGGTGGTCGTTGCGGATCTGGACGAGGCGGGAGAGGATACGGCCCATACCATCCGTACCGAGGGGGGAACGGCCCTGTTCATCGGCTGCGATGTCTCGGTCCCCGAACAGGTCAGCGCCCTGCTGGAGCGGACGGTAGCGAGCTTTGGCCGTCTCGACGTTCTGATCAACAATGCGGGCATCTCGGGAGGAGCACAGCGCCTGCATGAACTGGAGGTCGACGCCTGGGACCGCGTGATGGCGGTCAATCTCCGCGGTCCCTTTCTGTGCGCCAAGTACGCCCTCCCCCACCTGATGGAACGGAGGGGCAGCATGGTCAACGTCGCTTCCACCTACGGTCTGATCGGCGCACCCCAGGCACCCGCCTACTGCGCTTCCAAGGGCGGGTTGGTCAACCTGACCCGACAGCTTGCGGTGGATTACGGTCCCAGTGGCGTCCGCGTGAATGCCGTGTGCCCGGGCTATGTGGATACCGACATGGGCGGTCAGCGTGCCCGCCTGGGTCCCGAGCAGGCAGCGGCGGCGCTGCAACGGCGCGAGAGCAATGCCGCCCGCCAGCCCCTCGGCCGCCAGGCCCACGTGGACGAGGTGGCCCGTGTGGCGGTCTTCCTGGCCTCAGACGCGAGTTCCTTCATGACCGGTTCCATCGTCACTGTGGACGGAGGCTGTACCTCCACTTTCAACTACAACCAGTGA